The Litchfieldia alkalitelluris genome has a window encoding:
- a CDS encoding endo-1,4-beta-xylanase, which produces MSRKLKRFISLFLVAILLIPTGWVKPVAEAATNEDIPVLLYHRIVENPSNEWTDTSTETFEQTLKYLADNGYTALSSAQYVSILEGSEPAPENPILLTFDDATPDFITTALPLLKQYNMNSVLFVTSDWIGGGYSMSEEQLKSLTNEASVSIENHTKTHKDTVWGNGVGSNSTITQEQAEVEISQANTYLKGITGKDPVLMAYPYGSYNDITKQVNEANGIKYAFKVGYPNDGDFAMGRHYITTQDVTQIAAMIGGPTPEPTPGDETGTVYHETFENGVGVATQSGNAKLEAVSDVVFDGNDDGKALYVSNRTNDYDAADFNFSDIGLENGKTYTVTVTGYVHGDETVPAGGQAVLSTVNSYTWLSNVNFEAGKTFTLSKEFTVDTSKDVKLRVQSNGDGATVPFYIGDMKITAKTEPTTEKIVYTESFADGQGFASASGGVTLSPVMDKVFSGNEDGAALHVSNRNNDWDAVDFNFSDIGLENGKTYTVTVNGFVDSDETVPTGAQAVLSTVNSYTWLSNLNFEAGQPFTLTKEFTVDTSKDSKLRVQSNSDGAKVSFYLGEVVITEKTTSGGGEEEPEVPRDPAKPFTTITFEDGITGGFEGRAGTETLTVTNEANHTEDGSYALKVEGRTQAWHGPTLRIEQYVDKGAEYKISARVKLISPDTSQLQLSTQVGEGDGASYNNLQGKTVSTTDGWVLLEGTYRYSSVGNEYLTIYVESSNNATASYYIDDITFEPTGSAPIEIEDLTPIKDVYKDYFLIGNAVSGSEFEGKRLELLNKHHNLVTAENALKPGYTYNDAGEFDFTAEDELVQSALDQGLLMHGHVLVWHQQSREELHTDANGNPLSREEALANLRTHVQTVVEHFGPNVISWDVVNEAMNDNPPNPSDWKASLRQSGWLKAIGEDYIEQAYLAANEVIKENGWDIKLYYNDYNDDNQNKAEAIYQMVKEINEKYAAENDGELLIDGIGMQGHYHLNTNPENVRSSLEKFISLGVEVGVTELDIRAGENSVLTEEQAVAQGYLYAQLFQLYKEHADHISRVTFWGLNDATSWRAAQNPLLFDKDMQAKPAYYAVIDPDKFIEENQPKEKDYKQATAVFGTPVIDGTEDDVWSNAEELQVNQYQMAWQGANGVSKVLWDNENLYVMIKVSDSKLDKSSPNPWEQDSIEVFLDENNAKTSSYQDDDGQYRVNFDNETSFNPASIAEGFESATHVSGNGYTVEVKIPFKSITPELNAKIGYDLQINDGQDGARQSAASWNDATGVGYQDTSVFGELTLVGAQDPGTEEPGTEDPGTEEPGTEDPGTEEPGTEEPGTEEPGTEEPGKKDPVKNDGKKLPNTATNIYNWLLVGVMLIAAGAFTFIRFRKRASL; this is translated from the coding sequence ATGAGTAGGAAGTTAAAAAGATTTATTTCACTATTTCTTGTGGCAATTTTATTGATTCCAACAGGCTGGGTTAAGCCGGTTGCAGAAGCGGCAACAAACGAAGATATCCCAGTCCTTCTGTATCATCGAATTGTTGAAAATCCTTCCAATGAATGGACGGATACAAGTACTGAAACGTTTGAACAAACTCTGAAGTATCTTGCTGACAATGGTTATACAGCCTTGTCTTCAGCACAATATGTAAGCATACTAGAAGGATCAGAACCGGCTCCAGAAAATCCGATTCTATTAACCTTTGACGATGCTACTCCTGACTTTATTACTACCGCTTTACCATTACTGAAGCAATATAACATGAACTCTGTTCTGTTTGTTACCAGTGACTGGATTGGCGGCGGTTATAGCATGTCAGAAGAACAGTTAAAAAGTCTAACAAATGAAGCGAGTGTTAGTATAGAAAACCATACTAAAACTCATAAAGATACTGTTTGGGGCAATGGTGTTGGTAGCAATAGTACCATCACACAAGAACAAGCTGAGGTAGAAATTTCCCAAGCAAACACATATCTTAAGGGAATTACAGGAAAAGATCCAGTTCTAATGGCTTACCCTTATGGAAGCTATAATGATATTACTAAACAAGTAAACGAAGCAAATGGAATTAAGTATGCATTTAAAGTTGGATACCCTAATGATGGCGATTTTGCAATGGGACGTCACTATATCACAACGCAAGATGTTACTCAAATTGCAGCAATGATTGGCGGACCAACTCCAGAGCCAACTCCTGGTGATGAAACAGGAACAGTGTATCACGAAACGTTTGAGAACGGTGTAGGTGTTGCAACTCAATCAGGCAACGCAAAATTGGAAGCGGTTTCTGATGTTGTTTTTGACGGTAACGATGATGGAAAAGCATTATATGTAAGCAACAGAACTAATGACTATGATGCAGCTGATTTCAATTTCAGTGACATTGGTCTAGAAAATGGTAAAACGTATACGGTAACTGTAACTGGTTATGTTCACGGTGACGAAACTGTGCCAGCTGGTGGGCAAGCTGTTCTTTCAACAGTAAACAGTTATACTTGGTTATCAAATGTTAACTTTGAAGCTGGTAAAACATTCACTTTGTCAAAAGAGTTTACGGTTGATACTAGTAAGGATGTAAAACTTCGTGTTCAATCTAATGGAGATGGCGCAACCGTTCCTTTCTACATTGGCGATATGAAGATTACGGCTAAAACTGAACCAACAACTGAAAAAATAGTATATACTGAAAGCTTTGCCGATGGTCAAGGTTTTGCAAGTGCATCAGGTGGCGTTACCTTGTCTCCTGTTATGGATAAAGTTTTCTCCGGTAATGAAGATGGTGCGGCATTACATGTAAGCAACAGAAATAACGATTGGGATGCAGTTGACTTCAACTTCAGCGATATCGGGCTAGAAAACGGTAAAACTTATACAGTGACTGTTAATGGTTTTGTTGACAGTGATGAAACTGTGCCAACTGGTGCGCAAGCTGTCCTTTCTACTGTAAACAGTTATACTTGGTTATCGAATTTAAACTTTGAAGCAGGACAACCATTCACTTTAACAAAAGAGTTTACAGTAGATACTAGTAAGGATTCAAAACTTCGTGTTCAATCAAATTCAGATGGTGCAAAGGTTTCATTCTACCTAGGAGAAGTTGTTATAACTGAGAAGACAACTTCAGGTGGTGGCGAGGAAGAGCCAGAAGTTCCAAGAGATCCTGCTAAACCTTTCACAACAATTACGTTTGAAGATGGAATTACAGGCGGATTTGAAGGCAGAGCAGGAACAGAAACACTGACTGTAACAAATGAAGCAAACCATACTGAAGATGGTTCTTACGCTTTAAAAGTTGAAGGAAGAACACAAGCTTGGCATGGTCCAACATTACGCATAGAGCAATATGTTGACAAGGGTGCAGAATATAAAATATCAGCCCGTGTTAAGTTAATTTCACCTGACACTTCACAACTTCAGCTTTCAACACAGGTTGGAGAAGGAGACGGTGCTAGTTACAACAATCTTCAAGGAAAAACAGTAAGCACTACAGATGGTTGGGTACTTTTAGAGGGAACTTACCGTTATAGTAGCGTAGGCAATGAGTATTTAACTATTTATGTAGAAAGCTCAAATAACGCTACAGCATCATATTATATTGATGATATTACGTTTGAGCCTACAGGTTCAGCACCAATTGAAATTGAAGATTTAACACCAATCAAAGATGTTTATAAAGATTATTTCTTAATTGGTAACGCTGTTTCAGGTTCAGAATTTGAAGGCAAAAGACTTGAGCTTCTTAACAAGCATCACAATCTTGTAACAGCAGAGAATGCTCTGAAACCTGGTTATACGTACAACGATGCAGGAGAATTTGATTTTACTGCTGAGGATGAGCTTGTTCAAAGTGCTTTAGACCAAGGACTTCTTATGCATGGTCACGTACTAGTATGGCACCAACAATCAAGAGAAGAATTGCACACTGACGCTAACGGTAACCCTTTAAGTCGTGAAGAGGCACTTGCTAATTTAAGAACCCACGTTCAAACAGTGGTTGAGCATTTTGGTCCTAATGTGATTTCTTGGGACGTAGTTAACGAAGCAATGAATGATAACCCACCAAACCCATCAGATTGGAAAGCTTCATTACGTCAATCTGGTTGGCTTAAAGCAATCGGAGAAGACTACATTGAGCAGGCTTACTTAGCAGCAAATGAAGTAATCAAAGAAAATGGCTGGGATATTAAGCTTTACTACAATGATTACAATGATGATAATCAAAACAAAGCTGAAGCCATTTATCAAATGGTTAAAGAAATCAATGAAAAGTATGCTGCAGAAAATGATGGCGAACTTCTTATCGATGGAATTGGGATGCAAGGACACTATCATTTAAATACAAATCCAGAAAATGTAAGAAGCTCATTGGAAAAATTCATCTCACTAGGTGTAGAAGTAGGCGTGACTGAGCTTGACATCAGAGCTGGAGAAAACAGTGTACTTACCGAGGAGCAAGCAGTTGCACAAGGTTATTTATACGCACAATTGTTCCAACTTTACAAAGAACATGCAGACCACATTTCTCGTGTAACATTCTGGGGACTTAATGATGCAACAAGCTGGAGAGCTGCACAAAATCCATTGTTGTTTGATAAAGATATGCAAGCAAAGCCAGCATATTATGCTGTAATTGATCCAGACAAATTTATCGAAGAAAATCAGCCAAAGGAGAAAGATTACAAGCAAGCAACTGCTGTATTCGGTACCCCTGTAATTGATGGAACTGAAGATGATGTTTGGAGCAATGCAGAAGAGTTACAAGTAAATCAGTATCAAATGGCATGGCAAGGAGCAAACGGTGTATCTAAGGTTCTTTGGGACAATGAAAACCTTTATGTGATGATTAAGGTAAGTGACTCAAAGCTTGACAAGTCAAGTCCAAATCCATGGGAACAAGATTCAATCGAAGTTTTCCTAGATGAAAATAATGCAAAAACATCTTCTTACCAAGATGATGATGGACAATATCGAGTAAACTTTGACAATGAGACATCCTTCAATCCTGCAAGTATTGCAGAAGGGTTTGAATCTGCAACACATGTTTCAGGTAATGGATACACAGTTGAAGTGAAGATTCCATTCAAGTCAATTACACCTGAACTAAATGCAAAAATCGGCTATGATTTACAAATCAACGACGGTCAAGACGGTGCACGTCAAAGTGCTGCTTCTTGGAATGATGCAACTGGTGTTGGATATCAAGATACATCTGTGTTTGGTGAACTAACACTTGTAGGTGCTCAAGATCCTGGTACTGAAGAGCCTGGTACTGAAGATCCTGGCACTGAAGAGCCTGGCACTGAAGATCCTGGTACTGAAGAGCCTGGTACTGAAGAGCCTGGTACTGAAGAGCCTGGTACTGAAGAGCCTGGTAAGAAAGATCCTGTGAAGAATGATGGTAAAAAGTTACCTAATACAGCTACAAACATATATAACTGGCTATTGGTTGGTGTAATGTTGATTGCTGCAGGAGCATTTACCTTTATTCGTTTCAGAAAAAGAGCGTCACTTTAA
- a CDS encoding response regulator transcription factor, translated as MFKVILVDDEQFVRKGLMSLIDWEQCGFEVVGDASNGEDALLLIKESVPDLVITDIRMPVLDGLELIQHVIERKEATNKFIIVSGFNDFKYAQRALRYGVTDFILKPIDKEEMESTLVTLAEALRKEKQKEEIQRNFQVDAIFEEILLGVDTPELTLSHRKILRVDHAVEFYYYLLIEVNGLHPNEIERLEMIKQDLVHVFTEFCQTKEQVYFYKQKEGVYGVVVTSNDLKRYQNNVERFLDRLNEAFKKKVKEETTLYLGKAVTSVTELRTAYSTAKLAMQYKYSNSNNHHIIYDEVKDHQVKYAEIKSSLFQKLMELLEENHTEQLCSAIDDIFVEFETKVFAPGSVSTSINRCIHSVVGKIREFEGDETALNTLEDMIEWQTFQWTTPELKQRFKEFMIEAAQLLGQVRKQTAKGDIYKIKMYIDQNFRENLSLKSIANTFFMNPVYMGQLFKKTYGVYFKEYLLALRLNEAKKQLRQTHKRVYEIAEEVGFGSTDYFVTQFEKNEKITPTEYRNQILES; from the coding sequence ATGTTCAAGGTTATTTTGGTAGATGATGAACAATTCGTAAGAAAAGGTCTTATGAGTTTGATCGATTGGGAACAATGTGGCTTTGAGGTAGTCGGTGACGCAAGTAATGGAGAGGACGCATTACTCTTGATTAAAGAGAGTGTCCCTGATTTAGTCATAACAGACATTCGCATGCCGGTTTTAGATGGATTAGAATTAATTCAGCATGTAATCGAACGGAAAGAGGCTACAAATAAGTTTATTATTGTCAGTGGATTTAATGATTTTAAATATGCACAAAGAGCCTTAAGATATGGAGTTACTGACTTTATTCTGAAACCAATTGATAAGGAAGAAATGGAATCAACTCTAGTGACGCTTGCCGAAGCACTTAGGAAAGAAAAACAAAAAGAGGAGATTCAAAGAAACTTCCAAGTAGATGCGATTTTTGAAGAAATCCTACTTGGAGTAGATACTCCTGAACTTACGCTATCACATAGAAAAATTTTGCGTGTAGATCACGCTGTTGAGTTTTATTATTATTTATTAATTGAAGTAAATGGGTTACATCCAAATGAAATTGAACGGTTAGAGATGATTAAACAAGACTTAGTACATGTATTTACAGAATTTTGTCAGACGAAGGAACAAGTTTATTTTTATAAACAGAAAGAAGGAGTTTATGGGGTTGTTGTTACATCCAATGACTTAAAGCGCTATCAAAATAATGTTGAGCGTTTTCTAGATAGGTTAAATGAAGCGTTTAAGAAGAAAGTAAAAGAAGAAACAACTCTCTATTTAGGGAAAGCAGTCACCAGTGTGACTGAGTTAAGAACTGCTTATTCTACTGCGAAATTGGCTATGCAATATAAATATTCAAATTCTAATAATCATCATATTATTTATGATGAGGTAAAAGATCATCAAGTCAAATACGCTGAAATTAAGTCATCGCTTTTTCAAAAACTTATGGAGCTTCTAGAGGAAAATCACACGGAACAGTTATGTTCAGCTATTGATGATATTTTCGTAGAATTTGAAACAAAGGTTTTTGCCCCAGGGTCCGTCTCAACATCGATTAATCGCTGCATCCATAGTGTTGTTGGGAAGATAAGGGAATTTGAAGGGGACGAAACAGCGCTAAATACATTAGAAGATATGATTGAGTGGCAAACCTTTCAGTGGACAACCCCTGAATTAAAGCAGCGATTTAAAGAGTTTATGATTGAAGCGGCTCAACTTCTTGGGCAGGTTCGTAAACAAACAGCCAAAGGTGATATATACAAGATTAAAATGTATATTGACCAAAATTTCAGAGAAAATTTATCTTTAAAATCAATTGCAAATACCTTCTTTATGAACCCGGTATACATGGGGCAACTTTTTAAAAAGACGTACGGTGTTTATTTTAAGGAATATTTACTAGCATTGCGCTTAAATGAAGCTAAGAAGCAACTTCGACAAACACATAAGAGAGTTTACGAGATTGCTGAAGAAGTCGGGTTTGGAAGCACTGATTATTTTGTTACGCAGTTCGAAAAAAATGAGAAAATTACCCCAACAGAGTATCGAAATCAGATTCTCGAGTCGTAG
- a CDS encoding sensor histidine kinase has product MKTYFNNLKLRKKLIILYIFSVILPIVLTNIIFYQVTTNNVKEQKMSDLSKVTNQISNEFLDSVEHAVGISSALYTDNRMNEFLEREYQSYSDYVEAYDTFLRGFNKYTPVFSAIESISFYTDNPTVLYSGGVNSISQQIEQEEWYQSLLEKKKSTPLVIKTSSVDGSRDTLSVIQELNFFRVYNTTKKIIKIDIDQNKIDSIFKNVNLQGEMYLLNEKGEIEYTTDSTINWKNELVSFNRVSKPEEAFLIEETYDINNYLSNWKIVAVIDEQELVDYVSNSRQFIFYLAFFNFIVPTAIIVLISQSIDLRLNKVLKYMKKMKNQNFQTIDGVQYKDEIGQLTSEFNRMSQKINELINDVYVVNIQKKDLDLQRKQAQLSALQSQINPHFLFNALETIRMRSIIKKENETAKIIQNMAKMLRRSFTWGRDWISVKEELDIIICFLEIQKYRFDEKLEYELIVSNEAYEVVIPNMILLPFVENASIHGIEPKKEKGEITINIRCEGDYLICEIEDNGPGIQKERLAEMLESLKAEDAIGENVGIKNVYYRLKMHYGTDFDFDIRSEIDKGTTVFVKIPIPKKSTLFSRHSE; this is encoded by the coding sequence TTGAAAACCTACTTTAATAATTTAAAACTACGAAAAAAATTAATTATTCTTTATATTTTCTCAGTTATTCTCCCAATTGTATTAACGAATATCATCTTTTACCAAGTAACCACAAATAATGTAAAAGAACAAAAAATGAGTGATCTTTCTAAAGTAACCAACCAGATAAGTAATGAGTTTCTAGATAGTGTCGAGCACGCAGTTGGAATTTCTTCAGCACTTTATACAGATAATCGAATGAATGAATTCCTTGAAAGGGAGTATCAATCGTATTCTGACTATGTTGAAGCATATGATACATTTTTGAGAGGTTTTAATAAGTATACTCCTGTGTTTTCTGCGATTGAATCAATAAGCTTTTATACAGATAATCCTACTGTTTTATACTCAGGTGGAGTAAATTCAATTTCACAACAAATTGAACAAGAAGAGTGGTATCAATCTCTTTTAGAAAAAAAGAAATCAACTCCATTAGTAATTAAAACGAGTAGTGTTGATGGTTCACGGGACACACTTAGTGTGATTCAAGAATTAAACTTTTTTAGGGTATATAATACAACCAAAAAGATTATCAAAATTGATATCGACCAAAATAAAATCGATTCCATTTTTAAAAATGTAAATTTACAGGGTGAGATGTATTTATTAAATGAAAAAGGTGAAATTGAATATACGACAGACTCAACGATCAATTGGAAAAATGAACTTGTTAGTTTTAACAGAGTTAGCAAACCAGAAGAAGCATTCTTAATAGAAGAAACCTATGATATCAATAACTATCTTAGTAACTGGAAAATCGTTGCGGTTATTGATGAACAAGAGTTAGTAGATTATGTATCAAACTCGAGACAGTTTATCTTTTATTTAGCTTTTTTTAATTTTATTGTTCCAACTGCGATTATTGTATTAATTTCTCAATCAATTGATTTAAGACTAAATAAAGTATTAAAGTATATGAAAAAAATGAAAAATCAAAACTTCCAAACCATTGATGGGGTTCAATATAAAGACGAAATCGGACAACTTACAAGTGAATTCAATCGAATGTCCCAAAAAATAAATGAATTAATCAATGATGTCTATGTTGTTAATATTCAAAAGAAGGACTTGGATTTGCAACGAAAACAAGCACAACTTAGTGCTCTGCAAAGTCAGATTAATCCTCATTTCTTATTTAATGCCTTAGAAACGATTCGGATGAGAAGTATTATTAAAAAAGAAAATGAGACAGCTAAGATTATACAAAACATGGCAAAGATGCTAAGAAGATCTTTCACATGGGGAAGAGATTGGATTAGTGTTAAAGAAGAATTGGACATTATTATTTGCTTCTTAGAAATCCAAAAGTACCGATTTGACGAAAAGTTAGAGTACGAGCTGATCGTTTCAAATGAAGCATATGAAGTGGTAATCCCAAATATGATCCTACTTCCTTTCGTTGAAAACGCAAGCATCCATGGAATTGAGCCGAAAAAAGAAAAAGGTGAAATTACAATCAATATTAGGTGTGAGGGAGATTACCTCATTTGTGAAATCGAAGATAATGGACCAGGGATTCAGAAAGAACGTTTAGCGGAAATGCTAGAATCATTGAAAGCTGAAGATGCTATTGGTGAGAATGTTGGTATTAAGAATGTGTATTATCGATTAAAAATGCACTACGGTACAGACTTCGATTTTGATATACGTAGTGAAATAGATAAGGGGACGACTGTATTTGTGAAAATTCCAATCCCAAAAAAATCTACATTATTTAGTAGACATTCAGAATAA
- a CDS encoding ABC transporter substrate-binding protein → MFFNKKLLAGFLALLLLFTLVACNNDSTSTDGKDNSDSTSEDDKAPFEFTYFNAGSPGKDIVSTDTKIGKIYQEQTGTTVKMEFLVGDINTKIGTMIASGQYPDVLVPDIAIDKVLEAEAFIPLNDLIDEHAPNLKKLYEPYLNRMKAEDGNIYFIPFNASQGHMPNPNIDQGAFWMQRGVLKEFGYPEVKTLEQYFDLLEQYKAKYPEVDGASTIGFTALTYDWRFFSTTNPPAHLAGYPNDGSVIVDMETHEAKVYAATENEKKWLQQLNEANASGLFDKEAFVANYDEYLAKLTSGRVLGFFDYGWQIGQAEAALKEAGDDDKRYIALPVTFDESIKDQYIDPPAFVNNRGLGITVSAKDPVRIMKYLDNMAKEENQKLIMWGLEGETFEVDENGSYFRTEEQIALTSNQEFREEFGFQQFEYYWPRGNGIFSDGNAWEPRRQPAVAQAAYTEGDKAILEKYEAEVFADLFSDPDDRPWYPAWSAELEQGSPAQIYQQKAQDLQRKYYPKLVLEGDFEATWAEYVAEHDKLGAAEFEKTMTEVVKKRVEENK, encoded by the coding sequence ATGTTTTTTAACAAAAAGCTTTTAGCTGGTTTCTTAGCACTACTTCTACTATTTACTTTAGTAGCGTGTAACAATGACAGTACTTCAACTGATGGAAAAGACAACTCAGATTCAACATCAGAAGATGACAAGGCACCTTTTGAATTTACTTATTTTAATGCAGGATCACCTGGTAAAGACATCGTTTCTACTGACACTAAAATCGGTAAGATTTACCAAGAACAAACAGGTACAACTGTAAAAATGGAATTCCTTGTAGGCGATATTAATACAAAAATCGGAACAATGATCGCAAGTGGACAATACCCAGATGTATTAGTTCCGGATATTGCAATTGATAAAGTATTAGAAGCAGAAGCATTTATTCCTTTAAATGATTTAATTGATGAGCACGCTCCGAACCTTAAAAAGTTATATGAGCCATACTTAAACCGTATGAAGGCTGAAGATGGAAACATTTACTTCATTCCATTCAATGCAAGTCAAGGTCACATGCCTAACCCTAATATTGACCAAGGTGCATTCTGGATGCAACGTGGAGTTTTAAAAGAGTTTGGTTACCCTGAAGTGAAAACTCTAGAGCAATACTTTGATTTACTAGAGCAATATAAAGCGAAGTATCCTGAAGTGGATGGCGCGAGTACAATTGGTTTCACAGCATTAACATATGACTGGAGATTTTTCTCTACGACTAACCCACCTGCACATTTAGCTGGTTATCCAAATGATGGATCAGTTATTGTTGACATGGAAACACATGAAGCAAAAGTATATGCTGCAACTGAAAATGAGAAAAAATGGCTTCAACAGCTTAATGAAGCAAATGCAAGCGGTTTATTTGATAAAGAAGCATTCGTTGCTAACTATGATGAATATTTAGCAAAGTTAACTTCTGGTAGAGTATTAGGATTCTTTGATTATGGTTGGCAAATTGGTCAAGCTGAAGCAGCTTTAAAAGAAGCTGGTGACGATGACAAGCGTTATATCGCATTACCTGTAACATTTGATGAAAGTATTAAAGATCAGTATATTGATCCACCAGCATTTGTAAATAACCGTGGACTTGGTATTACTGTAAGTGCTAAAGACCCTGTTCGTATTATGAAGTACCTAGATAACATGGCTAAAGAAGAAAACCAAAAGCTTATTATGTGGGGACTTGAAGGCGAGACATTTGAAGTTGACGAAAATGGTAGTTACTTCAGAACAGAAGAACAAATTGCATTAACGTCTAACCAAGAGTTCCGTGAAGAATTTGGATTCCAACAATTTGAATATTACTGGCCTCGTGGTAACGGTATTTTCTCTGATGGAAATGCATGGGAGCCTCGTAGACAACCAGCTGTTGCACAAGCAGCTTATACTGAAGGCGACAAAGCAATCCTTGAGAAGTACGAAGCAGAAGTGTTCGCTGATTTATTCTCTGATCCAGATGACCGTCCTTGGTACCCAGCATGGAGTGCTGAATTAGAGCAAGGTTCACCAGCTCAAATTTATCAACAAAAAGCACAGGATTTACAACGTAAGTACTATCCTAAGTTAGTATTAGAAGGTGACTTTGAAGCAACTTGGGCAGAATATGTAGCTGAGCATGATAAGTTAGGTGCTGCAGAATTTGAAAAGACTATGACAGAAGTTGTTAAGAAACGTGTAGAAGAAAATAAATAA
- a CDS encoding ABC transporter permease: MSMKSEPVSVVVPSGPNKPTGFKLFLQKCGQQKALLAMSLPFVIWLFVFKYVPLWGWTMAFQDFKPAKSFSEQEWVGLEHFTFLFGDEAFLRVLRNTLAMSAINLVLGFVTAIFLALLLNELRHLAFKKIVQTISYMPHFLSWVVAASIVSYTLSLENGIVNILLMKSGLIDEPILWLGIGEYFWGILGASEVWKNLGWNTIIYLAAITMIDQEQYEAAEIDGASRLQRMFLITLPALKPTIVILLIMNLGHILEAGFEAQYLLGNPMNLEFSEVLEIFVLKYGISMGNFSLATAAGIFKTVVSFIFLFAANSIAKKLGQARLF, from the coding sequence ATGAGTATGAAAAGTGAACCAGTATCCGTAGTTGTTCCATCTGGACCTAATAAACCAACTGGATTTAAGCTGTTTCTACAAAAATGCGGGCAGCAAAAGGCACTTTTAGCCATGAGTTTACCATTTGTTATTTGGTTATTTGTTTTTAAGTATGTTCCACTTTGGGGTTGGACGATGGCCTTTCAGGACTTCAAACCTGCAAAAAGCTTTAGTGAACAAGAATGGGTGGGCTTAGAGCATTTTACCTTTCTTTTCGGTGATGAAGCGTTCCTTCGTGTACTTCGAAATACACTCGCCATGAGTGCAATTAATCTAGTCCTCGGATTTGTAACTGCTATTTTCCTAGCATTACTCTTAAACGAATTAAGGCATTTAGCCTTTAAGAAGATTGTACAAACAATAAGCTACATGCCCCATTTCCTATCATGGGTAGTAGCAGCAAGTATTGTTTCTTATACACTATCTTTAGAAAATGGGATTGTAAACATTCTATTAATGAAATCGGGATTAATAGACGAACCAATTCTTTGGTTAGGGATTGGAGAATACTTCTGGGGAATCCTAGGTGCATCAGAAGTCTGGAAAAACCTAGGGTGGAATACAATTATCTATTTAGCGGCAATTACAATGATTGATCAAGAGCAGTATGAAGCTGCCGAAATTGATGGAGCTTCAAGACTTCAAAGAATGTTCTTAATCACATTACCTGCATTAAAGCCAACAATTGTTATTTTATTAATCATGAACTTAGGTCACATTCTTGAAGCAGGATTTGAAGCTCAATACTTATTAGGAAACCCTATGAACCTTGAGTTTTCAGAGGTGCTAGAAATTTTCGTACTTAAATACGGGATTTCAATGGGTAACTTCTCACTAGCAACAGCTGCAGGGATCTTTAAGACGGTGGTAAGTTTTATCTTCTTATTCGCTGCTAACTCGATTGCCAAAAAACTCGGGCAAGCAAGATTATTTTAG
- a CDS encoding carbohydrate ABC transporter permease: protein MKNPFKVSARHSSMGDRIFDISNYTFMIFLCAIMLYPMLNTLAISLNDATDSIKGGIYLWPREFTFYNYEHVFGEASLVNSFFMSVLRTVLGTAISVFCTAMVAYTISRQEFVLRKFVTIAFILTMYFNGGLIPNFLLMRDLDLIGSFWVYILPGIIGVFNLIVVRSFIEGLPESLMESAKIDGAGDFTTFFKIVLPLSLPVLATVSLFVAVFQWNSWFDVFLFNSSVPELSTLQYELMKILQNSNASMSGKTAADAFANAQASANVVTPTSIRATMTIIASVPIILVYPFVQKYFVKGLTIGGVKG from the coding sequence ATGAAAAATCCATTCAAAGTCAGTGCGCGCCATTCCTCAATGGGAGACCGTATTTTCGACATTAGTAACTATACATTTATGATATTCTTATGTGCGATCATGCTTTATCCAATGCTAAACACATTGGCGATCTCACTAAATGATGCAACAGATTCTATCAAAGGTGGCATTTACTTATGGCCACGTGAGTTCACTTTCTATAACTATGAGCATGTATTTGGTGAAGCATCTCTAGTAAACTCATTCTTTATGTCAGTATTAAGAACGGTATTAGGTACTGCGATTTCTGTATTCTGTACGGCAATGGTTGCATATACGATCAGTCGTCAAGAATTTGTATTAAGAAAGTTTGTAACGATCGCGTTTATTTTAACGATGTATTTTAATGGTGGATTAATTCCAAACTTCCTATTAATGAGAGACTTAGATCTAATCGGAAGCTTCTGGGTTTATATCTTACCAGGTATTATCGGAGTATTTAACTTAATCGTTGTTCGTTCATTTATTGAAGGATTACCAGAGAGTTTAATGGAATCTGCAAAGATTGATGGTGCAGGTGACTTTACAACATTCTTTAAAATTGTTTTACCATTATCATTACCGGTATTAGCAACTGTTTCATTATTCGTTGCGGTTTTCCAATGGAATTCTTGGTTTGATGTATTTCTATTCAACTCATCAGTTCCAGAATTAAGTACATTGCAATATGAGCTAATGAAAATTCTACAAAACTCAAATGCTTCAATGTCTGGTAAAACGGCTGCAGATGCATTTGCCAATGCTCAGGCTAGTGCGAATGTTGTAACTCCAACATCAATTCGTGCAACAATGACAATTATTGCGAGTGTACCTATTATTCTAGTATATCCTTTCGTTCAAAAGTACTTTGTAAAAGGTTTAACGATTGGTGGAGTAAAGGGCTGA